GGCTGCGGTGACGGCGCGCTGACCCGCGCACTCGCGCAACTGGGCAGGCCGCTCACCGCGATCGACATCGACGAGCACCGCGTGCACCGACTGCGCAGGGCGCTGCCCGGAGTGCGCGTCGAGGTCGCCGATGCCACGCGGCACCCGTTCGATGCCGAGGTCGTCGTCGGCAACATCCCCTTCCACCTGACGACGCCGATCCTCCGGCGGCTGCTGTCGAGCGGGCGTTGGAATGACGCGGTACTCCTGACGCAATGGGAGGTGGCGCGCAAGCGGGCAGGCGTCGGCGGAGGCACGATGATGACCGCGCAATCGGCGCCGTGGTTCGAGTTCTCCCTCGAGGGCCGGGTGCCCGCGTGGGGGTTCTCGCCGCAGCCGAGCGTGGACGGCGGTCTGCTCGCGATCACCCGTCGTGGTTCACCCCTCGTGCCGGACGCCGACCGACGGGCGTACGACG
This DNA window, taken from Microbacterium maritypicum, encodes the following:
- the erm gene encoding 23S ribosomal RNA methyltransferase Erm; this translates as MPRSIHGGRHELGQNFLTHRPTLARLSTLVGCTSGSILELGCGDGALTRALAQLGRPLTAIDIDEHRVHRLRRALPGVRVEVADATRHPFDAEVVVGNIPFHLTTPILRRLLSSGRWNDAVLLTQWEVARKRAGVGGGTMMTAQSAPWFEFSLEGRVPAWGFSPQPSVDGGLLAITRRGSPLVPDADRRAYDAFVRAMFTGRGGGLPAIVATAARLPMPRARRAVAASGAGERRLPRDLRPQDWAALWHQVARG